From Ailuropoda melanoleuca isolate Jingjing unplaced genomic scaffold, ASM200744v2 unplaced-scaffold58254, whole genome shotgun sequence, the proteins below share one genomic window:
- the LOC117799829 gene encoding formin-like protein 6, whose translation MGPGPLGLPLQSGLCTPPRHLATCPEPPLPVGPSLPRRPQPSVRPRVLLLPGWDPPQDSAVSLLRSTAGPTGVCLLHWAEASPSRGVGPLNTYLCARARTGHPPTLTSLTPLRLARPPNPASAAADTAGASPGLSCVHQVLRTRLGSTSEDILPMEDGFQASDSKSAPYSGSTAA comes from the exons ATGGGACCTGGACCTCTAGGCCTCCCTCTGCAGTCTGGGCTCTGCACGCCACCAAGGCACCTTGCTACCTGCCCCGAGCCGCCCCTGCCCGTGGGGCCTTCCTTGCCCCGAAGACCCCAGCCATCGGTGAGGCCCAGAGTACTGCTCCTGCCAGGATGGGACCCTCCCCAGGACTCCGCAGTCTCGTTGCTCCGCAGCACAGCTGGACCGACAGGAGTCTGTCTGCTACATT GGGCTGAGGCTTCCCCAAGCCGGGGCGTCGGTCCGCTGAACACGTACCTGTGTGCGCGAGCCCGCACCGGCCACCCCCCCACACTCACGTCACTAACACCCCTGCGCCTGGCGAGGCCCCCCAACCCCGCGAGCGCTGCTGCCGACACTGCAG GTGCTTCCCCTGGACTGTCCTGCGTCCACCAAGTCCTGAGGACGAGGTTGGGGTCTACGTCTGAG gaTATTCTCCCCATGGAAGATGGCTTCCAGGCCTCCGATTCCAAAAGTGCCCCGTATTCTGGATCCACGGCTGCGTGA